One Gimesia aquarii DNA segment encodes these proteins:
- a CDS encoding transglutaminase-like domain-containing protein: protein MRHNENTALSSPVLHITTIVMVLIAALALSISDAEGRYSRIWIAVNFGIELSVVLLGMRYFVRLAKEMKNDAYISPLLLAVMLLSLLWEPVKRAVWGEGRPFELIMMFSVKNTLLVMAAAGCWKRYQKIAIWGSLFLIIFSATTNSSRDIIVLIGLELIVGFFWLFYSYWNSIRAYLIPTLEKHQWRKHGILSCLALVLLLILFMSGNNPIVHAFKGIMPSSGGEGYKDQYARDGLGDGDLLVAGKHDIRSFAPVENAPFLSSDEPSLYDIMFDTYNDDGEMAKNVDRAISLIMQDQKIEERELPESENINRHFSTARKQKPEETKSNEGLKSDALMYVSGRTPLHLRMETYDIFDGVKWHSEPLIRDRKGGFSLKERFEKPWIVVNTNVSSLFQECRNELHVITNNHLKSNQLPAPLHLKEIHIDYLDRTDMFGWHQESVVKLDRKELPRLVPIRLISHFPDPDLVEYRDVKHGTASHRKQHLALPEISVIKKVKKLAEEIVAGVENDWERIRKIEQYHRDQFQHDRTIAFNGETGLPLEKFLFEQKAGPDYLIATSTALMLRSLGYSTRVVSGFYASPDDYDLASDHTPIHSDDVHFWVEVRVGLGASSWFTVEPTQGYEVLGPPPTTFEKIYHAVVGGLLWFWKHLYLCLTLIASGSILYHFRFVFTDILLTRWFYVFEPRDIRKLVLRTLWLIELRMRWTGYRRPESTTINRWFQQTSEHITASSQSLNELSSYANWATYCPDASKNISEEKLNHIKHCCFQVIREARWKKT from the coding sequence ATGCGACATAACGAGAATACAGCTTTATCCAGTCCCGTTCTACACATCACGACTATCGTAATGGTTCTGATCGCGGCGTTGGCGCTTTCAATCTCCGATGCGGAAGGACGTTATTCTCGAATCTGGATCGCGGTCAATTTTGGGATTGAACTTTCAGTAGTTCTGTTGGGAATGCGCTATTTTGTCCGTCTGGCAAAAGAAATGAAAAACGATGCGTATATTTCTCCGCTCCTATTGGCGGTCATGTTGCTCAGCCTCCTATGGGAACCGGTTAAGCGTGCTGTTTGGGGAGAAGGCAGACCATTTGAACTCATCATGATGTTCAGCGTGAAAAATACCTTATTGGTGATGGCAGCCGCCGGTTGCTGGAAACGATATCAGAAGATTGCCATCTGGGGATCTCTGTTTTTGATTATCTTTTCAGCAACAACGAATTCGAGCCGCGATATCATCGTTCTGATTGGTCTGGAATTGATTGTTGGCTTTTTCTGGCTCTTTTATTCTTATTGGAACAGCATCAGAGCTTACCTGATTCCGACACTGGAAAAACATCAATGGCGAAAACATGGAATCTTGTCCTGTCTCGCCTTGGTTTTACTTCTGATTCTGTTTATGTCGGGAAATAATCCCATTGTCCATGCGTTTAAAGGAATCATGCCCAGTTCTGGCGGCGAAGGGTATAAAGATCAATACGCGAGAGATGGCTTAGGTGATGGCGATTTGCTCGTGGCCGGAAAACATGACATTCGTAGTTTTGCGCCTGTGGAAAATGCTCCCTTTCTATCTTCAGACGAACCCAGCCTCTATGACATTATGTTTGACACCTACAACGATGACGGGGAAATGGCGAAAAATGTCGACCGTGCCATTAGTCTGATAATGCAGGACCAGAAGATTGAAGAGAGAGAGCTTCCGGAATCGGAAAATATTAATCGCCATTTTTCCACAGCCAGGAAGCAGAAACCTGAAGAAACAAAATCGAACGAGGGGCTTAAATCAGACGCATTGATGTATGTGTCTGGCAGGACTCCCTTACACCTTCGTATGGAAACTTACGATATTTTCGATGGAGTGAAATGGCACAGCGAACCACTAATCAGAGACCGCAAGGGAGGCTTCTCGCTGAAGGAACGATTTGAGAAGCCTTGGATCGTTGTGAATACCAATGTCAGTTCTCTTTTTCAGGAATGTCGTAACGAGCTGCATGTCATAACAAATAATCATTTAAAGTCCAATCAGCTTCCCGCGCCACTTCACTTGAAAGAAATTCATATTGACTATCTCGATCGGACGGACATGTTCGGCTGGCATCAGGAAAGTGTCGTCAAACTGGATCGAAAAGAGTTACCGCGGCTGGTTCCCATTCGTTTGATCAGCCATTTTCCTGATCCTGATCTGGTTGAATACCGTGATGTAAAACATGGAACGGCTTCGCATCGAAAACAACACTTGGCGTTACCGGAAATATCTGTCATCAAGAAAGTAAAAAAACTCGCCGAAGAGATTGTTGCAGGCGTTGAAAATGATTGGGAACGAATCCGAAAAATTGAACAATACCATCGCGATCAATTTCAGCATGATCGAACGATTGCCTTTAATGGAGAGACGGGGTTACCACTCGAAAAATTCTTGTTTGAGCAAAAAGCGGGTCCGGATTATCTGATTGCCACATCAACGGCATTGATGCTCAGGTCTCTGGGGTATTCCACCAGAGTGGTGAGTGGCTTTTATGCCAGTCCGGATGATTATGACCTGGCCTCGGATCATACCCCCATTCATTCTGACGACGTACACTTTTGGGTAGAGGTAAGAGTGGGACTTGGTGCGTCTTCCTGGTTTACGGTAGAACCGACTCAAGGCTATGAGGTTTTGGGTCCACCACCTACCACGTTTGAGAAGATTTATCATGCGGTTGTGGGGGGACTGCTCTGGTTCTGGAAACATCTTTATCTTTGCCTGACTCTGATTGCCTCCGGATCGATTTTGTATCATTTTCGTTTCGTCTTCACCGATATTCTCCTGACAAGGTGGTTCTATGTTTTTGAACCCCGCGATATCAGAAAATTAGTTCTCCGTACACTATGGCTGATTGAATTACGGATGCGGTGGACCGGTTATCGACGCCCGGAGTCAACTACGATCAATCGATGGTTTCAACAAACGTCAGAACATATTACAGCGAGTTCACAGTCATTAAACGAACTCTCTTCGTATGCAAACTGGGCGACCTATTGTCCGGATGCGTCAAAAAATATATCTGAAGAAAAACTCAATCACATTAAACATTGTTGTTTTCAAGTCATCCGGGAAGCACGTTGGAAGAAAACTTGA
- a CDS encoding DUF58 domain-containing protein, with amino-acid sequence MKNPFWCLAISVLTALICGILVNTAILYIAGAISLVVLSGVVWPWISMSGIVAEVTFNKRRVRCGESVGARLIVKNRWPWPAWGVYLRHRFSEQSGHLCEVAIEYIPGWKVSEFNWSFAPQKRGVYSTQTAFLETAFPFGLYRKKRELSVESKLIVWPEVQTLTSMPEIREVNSSEDRFASNRVGDFGDVTGTREFRIGDSLRRVHWAQTARQGQMIVTERQAASVCALRVIPDLNPSSYGTKAEHRAALEAVLRITASICESLHQQHAWVECLVGDKLFRCENDSYELRKLFDALAHVPVEGVNDSALHHKVSSLSQIVVTTSRGYEKHLSFRHAQHNQRIIVVHDHFEQEMEAASSCQCEPWLKLNDPEESRNKVFVDRWKKACYAT; translated from the coding sequence ATGAAAAACCCGTTTTGGTGCCTGGCGATCAGTGTTCTCACAGCGTTGATTTGCGGGATCCTTGTGAATACCGCCATTCTTTACATTGCGGGAGCAATCTCGCTTGTCGTCTTAAGCGGTGTGGTTTGGCCCTGGATCAGTATGTCCGGAATCGTTGCCGAGGTGACATTCAATAAACGCAGGGTCCGATGCGGTGAATCTGTAGGCGCCCGACTGATTGTTAAAAACCGCTGGCCCTGGCCGGCTTGGGGGGTTTATCTCAGGCATCGTTTCTCTGAGCAATCTGGCCACTTATGTGAAGTTGCTATTGAATACATCCCTGGCTGGAAAGTGAGTGAGTTCAACTGGTCTTTTGCTCCGCAGAAACGCGGGGTTTATTCTACACAAACCGCTTTTCTGGAAACCGCTTTTCCCTTTGGTCTCTACCGAAAAAAAAGGGAACTCTCCGTGGAGTCAAAATTGATTGTCTGGCCTGAAGTGCAGACTCTGACGTCCATGCCGGAAATCAGAGAGGTTAACTCAAGCGAAGACAGGTTTGCTTCCAATCGCGTCGGTGATTTCGGAGATGTGACAGGCACGAGGGAGTTTCGCATTGGGGATTCCCTGCGGCGCGTTCACTGGGCTCAGACGGCAAGGCAGGGACAGATGATTGTGACCGAGCGGCAGGCCGCATCTGTCTGTGCTTTAAGAGTGATTCCCGATCTCAACCCTTCCAGTTATGGAACGAAAGCGGAGCATCGAGCTGCTTTGGAAGCCGTTCTGAGAATTACCGCCAGCATTTGTGAGTCTCTCCATCAACAACATGCCTGGGTAGAATGTCTTGTTGGCGACAAATTATTTCGTTGTGAGAATGATTCTTATGAACTCAGGAAGCTGTTTGATGCCTTGGCACATGTTCCTGTGGAAGGCGTCAATGACTCCGCATTGCATCACAAAGTTTCATCGCTTTCTCAAATTGTCGTGACCACGAGTCGTGGGTATGAAAAGCACCTTAGTTTTCGTCACGCTCAGCACAATCAGAGAATTATTGTCGTTCATGATCATTTTGAGCAAGAAATGGAAGCCGCTTCTTCCTGCCAGTGCGAACCGTGGTTAAAGCTGAACGATCCGGAAGAAAGCCGGAATAAAGTGTTTGTCGATCGATGGAAGAAAGCCTGTTATGCGACATAA
- the gltS gene encoding sodium/glutamate symporter codes for MNTIVIEGSDIVLVAIFVLWVGDMITSKVAILKKYSIPVAVTGGLLCSIIVAIIAGAGGPEITFDMTLRDTLLMVFFTTIGISAKLSRLKAGGKSLGILVICAAVFLVVQNITGVLLAWSFDVAPGYGLFAGSVSLAGGHGTAIAWGQEAVAAGLKNAEVVGIAFATFGLIAGGIIGGPVAEQLIKRYKLSPSTSELPGDTSSDQAQDNPFKLHRAFGVLFIVAICLSFGELVNYWFFSNNIKLPGFLTAMMVGIFVTNLADKFQKPLNGGDFDMVGEVALQLFLAMSLMSMDLSSFASAFGMMFIVLNVQVLVITLFAVLVVFRVMGKDYDAAVISGGFCGLGMGATPVAIANMNAITAKYGPSFKAFLVIPLVGAFFVDLLNALIIKFFLGLPFLQ; via the coding sequence ATGAATACAATCGTCATTGAAGGTTCTGACATTGTGCTCGTGGCGATCTTCGTGCTTTGGGTGGGAGATATGATCACAAGCAAGGTCGCTATTTTGAAAAAATATAGTATTCCTGTCGCTGTGACGGGCGGTTTGCTCTGCAGTATTATTGTGGCAATCATTGCCGGTGCTGGTGGTCCAGAAATCACCTTCGATATGACGCTTCGCGATACTCTACTGATGGTGTTCTTCACGACAATAGGTATCTCCGCGAAGCTTTCTCGGCTCAAGGCAGGCGGGAAATCACTTGGCATTCTCGTTATCTGTGCGGCTGTATTTCTTGTCGTCCAGAACATAACGGGGGTTTTGCTTGCATGGAGCTTTGACGTGGCGCCGGGGTATGGTCTCTTTGCAGGTAGCGTCTCGCTAGCAGGCGGCCATGGTACCGCAATCGCTTGGGGTCAAGAAGCAGTAGCGGCTGGTCTGAAGAATGCCGAGGTGGTTGGAATTGCCTTTGCTACATTTGGTCTTATCGCCGGTGGTATTATCGGCGGCCCTGTTGCTGAGCAACTCATCAAACGATACAAATTATCCCCTTCCACCTCGGAGCTTCCTGGCGACACATCCTCTGATCAAGCGCAGGATAATCCTTTCAAACTTCATCGTGCGTTCGGTGTATTGTTCATAGTTGCCATTTGCCTGTCATTTGGCGAACTCGTAAACTACTGGTTTTTTTCGAATAACATCAAGCTGCCTGGTTTTCTCACCGCGATGATGGTCGGAATCTTCGTGACTAATTTAGCAGACAAGTTTCAAAAACCGCTTAATGGTGGCGACTTTGACATGGTTGGTGAGGTTGCCTTACAACTTTTTCTTGCCATGAGTCTGATGAGTATGGATCTCTCTTCATTCGCGAGTGCATTCGGGATGATGTTCATCGTCCTGAATGTGCAGGTCCTGGTAATCACACTTTTTGCAGTACTAGTCGTGTTTCGTGTCATGGGGAAAGACTATGATGCAGCTGTCATCAGTGGTGGTTTTTGCGGTCTGGGTATGGGAGCGACTCCAGTGGCAATCGCCAATATGAATGCGATCACTGCAAAGTACGGACCATCGTTCAAAGCGTTTCTTGTGATTCCTTTGGTTGGTGCTTTCTTTGTTGATCTCCTTAACGCTTTGATCATAAAGTTTTTTCTTGGACTACCATTCTTGCAGTAG
- a CDS encoding DUF1559 domain-containing protein yields MFVKNQSIKRSGFTIIELLVVIAVISVLIALLLPAVQQAREAARRAACKNNMRQIGLAFHNYESAHRVFPPGYIHKPGPAGSPAAIANHAGLAWGSMILPQLEQASLYQQFDSHVPVWDAVNLVPREQHLPIFLCPSDPYSAGAYVVRDDSVTPIEQYAAASYAANWGPSNATVNLDDTPLQSRGVFYRNSSTRVRDIADGLSNTLALGERTNGPLPTSNPSAGGHSAFENAWPAAVREVTDYADDHGHMVLFETQFRPNQIDGDDKGLSAPHEGICHFVLCDGAVRAISENIDASIYNGLGTRAGSEVIGEY; encoded by the coding sequence ATGTTTGTTAAAAATCAAAGCATTAAAAGAAGTGGATTTACCATCATTGAATTGCTGGTAGTCATTGCTGTGATTTCAGTACTAATCGCCTTATTATTACCCGCCGTTCAACAGGCGCGCGAAGCAGCCCGCCGTGCAGCTTGTAAAAATAACATGAGACAAATTGGGTTGGCGTTCCATAACTATGAGTCGGCTCACCGCGTTTTTCCGCCAGGGTATATTCACAAGCCTGGTCCCGCCGGATCGCCAGCGGCAATAGCCAATCATGCAGGTCTTGCCTGGGGATCGATGATTCTTCCACAACTCGAACAGGCAAGTCTGTATCAACAATTTGATTCCCATGTTCCTGTATGGGATGCGGTGAACCTTGTGCCTCGGGAACAGCATCTTCCTATCTTTCTATGTCCTTCTGACCCTTATTCCGCCGGTGCTTATGTGGTCCGGGATGATTCAGTCACTCCGATTGAACAATACGCGGCAGCCAGCTATGCCGCCAACTGGGGGCCTTCCAATGCCACAGTGAATCTTGATGATACACCACTTCAAAGTAGAGGCGTTTTTTATCGCAATAGCAGTACTCGTGTTCGTGATATTGCTGATGGTCTCTCAAATACACTCGCATTAGGCGAGAGAACAAATGGCCCACTTCCCACCAGCAACCCAAGTGCCGGAGGGCATTCAGCCTTTGAAAATGCCTGGCCTGCTGCTGTTCGGGAAGTCACCGATTATGCAGACGATCATGGGCATATGGTTTTGTTTGAAACTCAATTTCGTCCCAATCAAATCGATGGTGATGATAAAGGGCTTTCCGCTCCTCATGAAGGAATTTGCCACTTTGTTCTCTGTGACGGAGCTGTTCGTGCCATCAGCGAAAATATCGACGCCTCGATTTACAACGGCCTCGGCACCCGGGCTGGGAGCGAAGTGATTGGAGAATATTAA
- a CDS encoding DUF1559 domain-containing protein, producing MINGNRTRGFTLIEFLVVMAIIAILIALILPAVQNAREAARRTQCKNNLKQIGLALHNYQSTHLRFPPGFCADLATDGGEWSVHARLLPHLEQANLASLIDFADTHGSGDSATIAVRKTRVAPYLCPSEIQDRVRTDDSGNPTDYPVNYGFNFGTWQVWDNATQKAGDGAFTPNSAFAPAEVTDGLSNTLAASEVKAFTRYLRDGSGGGPAPPAPSGISALGGEFQPTGHTEWVDGRVHQTGFTTTFTPNTVVAHADSGTTFDIDYTSCREDKPTSTCTGPTYAAVTSRSYHPGVVNVLLLDGSSRSVGDSIDATVWKNLSARADGATIGEF from the coding sequence ATGATTAATGGTAATCGAACTCGCGGGTTTACACTGATCGAATTTCTGGTCGTCATGGCGATCATCGCTATCCTGATCGCGTTGATTCTGCCAGCCGTGCAGAATGCACGCGAGGCGGCCCGGCGAACGCAGTGTAAGAATAATCTGAAACAAATCGGGCTGGCATTGCATAACTATCAGTCCACTCATTTACGGTTTCCGCCAGGATTCTGTGCGGACCTTGCAACAGATGGCGGCGAATGGTCGGTTCACGCGCGACTGCTGCCTCATCTTGAGCAGGCGAATCTCGCATCTCTGATCGACTTCGCGGACACGCACGGAAGCGGTGACAGTGCCACCATCGCCGTTCGGAAAACTCGCGTGGCACCGTACCTGTGTCCGAGCGAGATTCAGGACCGTGTTCGAACCGACGACAGTGGAAACCCTACTGACTATCCAGTCAACTACGGCTTCAACTTCGGAACATGGCAGGTTTGGGACAACGCAACGCAGAAAGCCGGCGACGGGGCATTCACTCCGAATTCGGCCTTCGCGCCAGCCGAGGTCACCGACGGACTGAGTAATACTCTTGCTGCATCCGAAGTCAAAGCATTCACACGTTATCTGCGAGATGGCAGTGGCGGCGGACCGGCTCCCCCGGCGCCATCGGGCATCAGCGCGCTGGGAGGTGAATTTCAGCCTACAGGTCATACGGAGTGGGTGGACGGTCGCGTTCATCAGACCGGATTTACGACGACGTTTACGCCGAACACTGTGGTGGCTCACGCCGACAGCGGAACAACTTTTGATATCGACTATACCTCGTGTCGTGAAGATAAACCGACTTCAACCTGCACGGGACCAACGTACGCAGCGGTCACTTCGCGAAGCTATCACCCGGGCGTTGTGAATGTGTTACTGCTTGACGGTTCAAGCCGCAGCGTCGGTGATTCCATTGACGCTACCGTCTGGAAAAACCTCAGTGCCCGGGCCGACGGTGCGACCATCGGTGAGTTTTGA
- a CDS encoding permease, protein MKHRFLIADGPGYTGFLTDFNTTFWSGVLRVAEAMVAAAPFLVAGVFAAGILRGMVGADRTRKILGVGHWTGPFRAWALGILLPICSLGALPVARELRRAGVPSGTVLSFVLVAPVLNPVSIIYGLSHITPIMLVYFGVGTFVVSVGIGLIWNRVIADNQDVEPEQIERAPRDSVNRLLVVGDTAARGFVGPVFIDYGLALLAVGFLGAFLPHGVLQTGLTRDNALAPIIMGLVAIPVYVTPTEVMMHFGHIVQDGYSLGAAFALILLGAGANVGVANWLRRDYGLKPLMLFVSLLIGSTLVIGITADRTLIHGNATATDHTHAFDPFTRLANVESAQANLVWVIRKVSKTIRTDEAYGLGLLLIIIFAGLILKISGKRLSVEHLLEDQQDESEASNELTNPKWDPALSPTQLVAAGTLCVISLAIAGLYLFYPSADSLFDDMNSIRTYVYDSVKQEDVTETKRRLNQWRTHAGKLTTSVLIRTGEVSAKRRECVDEVLYSLDTLENHIATGKFQEAKSLIVYVEKVYGRCRTEFRNQP, encoded by the coding sequence GTGAAACACAGGTTTTTAATTGCCGATGGTCCCGGTTACACGGGATTTCTCACCGATTTCAACACGACATTTTGGAGTGGTGTGCTTCGTGTTGCTGAAGCGATGGTTGCCGCAGCACCGTTTCTGGTGGCAGGGGTATTCGCGGCAGGAATCCTTCGTGGAATGGTGGGGGCCGATCGCACCCGCAAGATTCTGGGCGTCGGTCATTGGACGGGACCCTTTCGTGCGTGGGCCCTTGGAATCTTGTTACCGATTTGCTCATTGGGAGCATTACCTGTCGCACGAGAACTGCGTCGGGCAGGAGTTCCCAGCGGAACGGTACTCAGTTTTGTCCTTGTCGCTCCCGTTCTCAATCCTGTATCGATTATATATGGACTCAGTCATATTACGCCCATTATGTTGGTCTATTTTGGTGTCGGCACGTTTGTCGTTTCGGTTGGCATCGGACTCATTTGGAATCGAGTGATCGCAGACAATCAGGATGTTGAGCCGGAACAGATCGAACGAGCGCCACGCGATAGTGTAAACCGTTTGCTCGTGGTGGGCGATACGGCAGCAAGAGGATTTGTAGGACCTGTTTTTATTGACTATGGGTTGGCACTCCTGGCTGTTGGGTTCCTCGGGGCCTTTTTACCGCATGGGGTTTTACAGACCGGTTTGACACGCGACAATGCCCTGGCACCAATTATTATGGGACTGGTTGCCATTCCCGTTTATGTCACTCCGACAGAAGTGATGATGCACTTTGGTCACATCGTCCAGGATGGTTATTCGCTGGGTGCTGCTTTTGCTCTGATCCTTCTTGGGGCGGGTGCGAATGTGGGAGTGGCGAACTGGCTTCGACGCGACTATGGTCTGAAACCGTTAATGTTATTCGTATCACTTCTCATCGGCTCTACCCTGGTCATAGGCATCACCGCCGATCGCACGCTCATACACGGTAATGCGACTGCCACCGATCATACTCATGCCTTTGATCCGTTTACTCGGTTGGCGAATGTCGAATCAGCTCAGGCAAACCTGGTATGGGTCATCAGAAAAGTCTCTAAAACCATTCGTACTGATGAAGCCTACGGGTTGGGGCTATTGCTGATCATTATTTTCGCAGGCCTTATTTTAAAAATATCCGGGAAGCGACTTAGTGTCGAACATTTACTGGAAGATCAGCAAGACGAATCTGAAGCATCGAATGAGTTAACGAATCCAAAGTGGGATCCCGCCCTTTCACCAACTCAGCTTGTTGCGGCTGGGACCCTTTGTGTTATCAGTCTTGCTATTGCGGGTCTGTATCTGTTCTATCCTTCGGCTGACAGTCTTTTTGATGACATGAATTCGATTCGTACCTACGTCTACGATTCCGTAAAACAGGAAGATGTCACCGAAACAAAGCGTCGTTTAAATCAATGGCGAACACACGCTGGAAAGCTAACAACCAGTGTGTTGATTCGCACCGGAGAGGTTTCAGCAAAACGCCGCGAGTGCGTTGATGAGGTCCTTTATAGCCTTGACACTTTGGAAAATCATATCGCGACAGGAAAATTTCAAGAAGCGAAATCATTAATTGTCTATGTCGAGAAAGTCTATGGACGATGTCGAACTGAATTTCGGAATCAACCGTAA
- a CDS encoding DcaP family trimeric outer membrane transporter has product MRSYTGLIIILIVILVPISGWAQDNLFSDPELAIAHSTIDSSQQVIQTEFVPPAPAVENRDSVAQPVPQFGETGYVNLDQVDEQRFVGPYTTRSLAYENLGLNLYAPPAFKGGLIVFGPNVAMKFGGFVKADFIHDFNPIDSTDSFITTDIPVGAPPRTNTRFHARQSRLSFDTRWISDEQVIRIYVEGDFFSEDDQFRLRHAYGEVGSLLVGQTWTTFTDVAAAPATLDFEGSVSNVNRRQAQARWTQTIFHDDLSLALAVEDTRFIIDTPTGITGEPRNPSPDFVGHLRLLRERGQFQAAGLYRIVGFQPTGQAVITGPAWGFNFTGVYLLSDSTKAYSQIVFGEGIGSYRDLPDAAPTATDRSGLLSLFGWMVGMTHDWNEDLSSNFTYAENSLGTTPFQDPNDVDETTYLAANLIWSPLERVQVGVEYLYGIRKNVNGATGDAHRIQASFIFDLP; this is encoded by the coding sequence ATGCGATCTTACACAGGATTGATCATAATCCTGATTGTCATTCTGGTCCCCATTAGCGGGTGGGCACAGGACAACCTGTTTTCCGACCCGGAGTTAGCGATTGCGCATAGTACAATCGACAGTAGCCAGCAAGTAATACAAACGGAATTTGTACCACCTGCTCCTGCAGTGGAAAACAGGGACTCAGTAGCACAGCCTGTGCCACAATTTGGAGAAACTGGTTATGTCAATCTTGATCAAGTCGATGAACAACGATTCGTGGGACCTTACACAACCCGGTCACTTGCCTATGAAAATCTTGGGCTCAATCTCTATGCCCCTCCTGCATTCAAGGGAGGCTTGATTGTATTTGGTCCCAATGTCGCAATGAAGTTTGGTGGCTTCGTGAAAGCGGATTTTATACACGACTTCAATCCTATTGACTCGACCGACTCTTTTATTACGACCGACATACCGGTCGGCGCACCGCCCCGCACAAATACACGATTTCACGCCAGACAATCTCGTTTGAGTTTTGACACCCGCTGGATCTCTGATGAGCAAGTGATTCGAATTTATGTAGAAGGTGATTTTTTCAGTGAAGACGATCAGTTTCGCCTTCGGCATGCCTATGGCGAAGTGGGTTCTTTACTGGTAGGACAGACATGGACCACATTTACTGATGTGGCAGCCGCGCCTGCAACTCTTGATTTCGAAGGCTCTGTGTCCAACGTCAATCGGCGACAAGCACAAGCCAGGTGGACCCAAACGATTTTTCATGATGACTTAAGTTTGGCGCTAGCAGTCGAAGACACACGATTCATTATTGACACGCCCACTGGAATCACAGGAGAACCACGAAACCCCTCACCTGACTTCGTTGGGCATCTACGCCTGTTGCGGGAGCGGGGCCAGTTTCAGGCAGCGGGCCTTTATCGCATCGTAGGTTTCCAGCCAACAGGACAAGCAGTGATTACCGGCCCCGCCTGGGGATTCAACTTTACGGGAGTTTACCTGCTTTCGGATTCAACCAAAGCGTATTCACAAATCGTGTTTGGTGAAGGTATTGGCAGTTACCGCGATCTTCCAGACGCCGCCCCCACTGCCACAGATCGTAGCGGATTGCTGTCTCTCTTTGGTTGGATGGTCGGTATGACACATGACTGGAACGAGGACCTGAGTTCAAACTTCACCTATGCTGAAAACAGTTTGGGTACAACTCCCTTTCAAGATCCGAACGATGTAGACGAGACCACTTATCTGGCCGCTAATTTAATCTGGTCCCCCTTAGAACGCGTCCAGGTCGGCGTCGAATACCTCTACGGTATACGTAAAAACGTGAATGGTGCCACGGGAGACGCTCATCGAATTCAAGCTTCGTTTATTTTCGATTTGCCTTGA
- a CDS encoding AAA family ATPase, with the protein MSAMMSTDSQTNLDQEFGCINRLRETLNHALKGKAEVVDHVIVCLLARGHLLIEDRPGLGKTMLAKALASSIGGKFARVQCTPDLLPSDITGFNIFNQKTHEFEFRTGPVFSDVMLADEINRATPRTQSALLEAMAERQVTVDAVRYELAQNYFVIATQNPIDQHGTYPLPEAQLDRFSMKLSIGYPGETDELKMLENAIDDKSESDSDCEPLFEESQLFRIQKQVASLPVISSVQKYLIKLGQATRNHPEISLGLSPRGLLMWQRIAQARAFLNQRQYVIPDDFIETAVPVLDVRLGVDHEDSIPVIEGIMESTSVPKYEVPAQ; encoded by the coding sequence ATGTCAGCGATGATGAGTACAGATTCACAAACTAATTTGGATCAGGAGTTTGGTTGTATTAACCGGCTTCGTGAAACTCTCAACCACGCGCTAAAAGGGAAAGCGGAAGTCGTTGATCACGTGATTGTATGTCTGTTGGCTCGAGGTCACTTATTAATTGAAGATCGCCCCGGTCTTGGCAAAACAATGTTAGCCAAAGCATTAGCCAGTTCCATTGGAGGTAAATTTGCGCGGGTTCAGTGTACTCCCGATTTATTGCCGAGCGACATTACCGGGTTCAATATCTTTAATCAGAAAACACATGAGTTTGAGTTTCGCACCGGTCCCGTTTTCTCTGACGTGATGCTCGCTGATGAAATCAATCGGGCCACGCCAAGGACACAAAGTGCCTTGCTGGAGGCGATGGCGGAAAGACAAGTGACTGTGGATGCAGTGCGCTATGAACTCGCACAGAATTATTTTGTCATCGCAACCCAGAACCCGATCGATCAACATGGCACCTATCCATTACCTGAAGCTCAGCTTGACCGTTTCTCAATGAAACTGAGTATTGGCTATCCGGGCGAAACGGATGAATTGAAGATGCTTGAGAATGCCATTGATGACAAGTCAGAATCCGACAGCGATTGCGAACCTTTATTTGAAGAATCACAGCTATTTCGCATTCAGAAACAGGTGGCTTCACTTCCCGTAATTAGTTCCGTCCAAAAATATTTGATCAAACTTGGACAGGCTACCAGAAATCATCCGGAAATCTCTCTGGGTTTGAGTCCTCGGGGTTTATTAATGTGGCAGAGAATTGCTCAGGCGCGTGCGTTTCTTAACCAGAGACAATATGTGATTCCGGACGATTTTATTGAGACCGCAGTTCCTGTTTTGGATGTCAGGCTGGGCGTTGATCACGAAGATTCCATACCGGTCATCGAGGGAATCATGGAATCAACCAGCGTTCCGAAATATGAAGTCCCAGCTCAGTAA